In Natronomonas halophila, one DNA window encodes the following:
- a CDS encoding rubrerythrin-like domain-containing protein — MRDIEQTPDEETTYECFECGGIVLAESNPETCPECGGAMRNRQTPIE, encoded by the coding sequence ATGAGAGACATCGAACAAACTCCCGACGAAGAGACCACCTACGAGTGCTTCGAATGCGGCGGTATCGTTCTCGCCGAGAGCAATCCCGAGACCTGCCCCGAATGCGGCGGCGCGATGCGGAACCGCCAGACACCCATCGAATAA